GCTCGCCGCCTGGCTAAACTGGCAAACGCACCGTTCATCAAGATCGAAGCGACTAAGTTTACTGAAGTTGGCTACGTAGGCCGTGATGTTGAAACCATCATCCGCGACCTGATGGACACTGCCATTACTATGCTGCGTGAACAGGAAATGGAAAAAGTCCGTTTCCGTGCAGAAGATTCAGCGGAAGAACGTATTCTGGATGCCCTGCTGCCACCGGCTCGCCCGACAGGCTTCGACCAGCCAGAAGAAAAGCAGGACAGCGCTACCCGCCAGCTGTTCCGCAAGCAGCTGCGTGAAGGCAAGCTGGACGACAAAGAAATCGAGATCGAACTCAGCCAGCCACAGATGGGCGTCGAAATCATGGCCCCTCCGGGCATGGAAGAAATGACCAACCAGCTGCAGAGCATGTTCTCTAACCTGGGTAACAACCAGGCTAAGCCACGCCGCGTGAAAGTCAAAGAAGCTCTGAAACAGGCAATTGACGAAGAAGCCGCGAAGATGGTCAACGATGACGACCTCAAGCAAATGGCAGTAGAAGCCGTTGAGCAAAACGGTATCGTCTTCCTGGATGAGATCGACAAAGTATGTAAACGTGAAGGCCAGGGTGCAGATGTATCCCGTGAAGGTGTTCAGCGTGACTTGCTGCCACTGATCGAGGGCAGCACAGTTTCTACTAAATACGGCATGATCAAAACAGACCACATTCTGTTCATTGCCTCCGGTGCATTCCACCTGGCTAAGCCATCTGATCTGATCCCGGAACTACAGGGTCGTCTGCCAATCCGCGTTGAGCTAAGCGCCCTGACACCGGATGACTTCCGTCGTATTCTGACAGAACCAAGCGCATCACTGACTGAACAGTACCGTGCGCTACTGGCAACTGAAGGCCTGACGATCGAGTTCTCTGAAGACGGTATCAGCCGCATTGCTGAACTGGCATTTGAGATCAATGAACGTACCGAAAATATCGGTGCACGTCGTTTGCACACAATGCTGGAACGCCTGCTGGAAGAAGTATCTTTCACCGCTTCCGACAAAGACGGTCAGAGCATTGATATCAACCGTGCCTACGTTGATGAACATCTGGGTGAACTGAGCCAGAATGAAGATCTGAGCCATTACATCCTGTAACAGAGTAACGCTGACGCGATGCCCCTGCCTAACAGCAAGGGCCTCGCTGCCGGAGCATCACTATGAGCAATTTCCCGCAAGATATTAAGCTACATCAGAAGTCCCGCACGCTGGAACTGGTTTACCCTGAACAGACTTTTGAACTGACAGCGGAATACCTTCGGGTGCACTCCCCTTCAGCAGAAGTACGTGGTCACGGTAAAGGTCAGGAAGTACTGCAAACCGGCAAACAGTTTGTCGGCATTAAAGGCATCGAGCCAAGCGGCAACTACGCGCTGAAGATCATTTATGATGATGGTCATGACAGCGGCCTGTACACCTGGGACTACCTTTACGAACTCTGCACTCACCAGCAGGAGTATTGGGATAAGTACCTGCAGGAGCTCGCTGACGCCGGCGAAACCCGCAACAATAATATGATTGCCCGCGGCCTCTAAGGCCGTCAGTCAAACTGCACGACTCCTCCGGTGTGGCTCTCACACCGGACATTTCCCCAATCTCCTTGACATAAACCAAGACAAGCGCAGTACAGCTCTGTAAAATCCCCCTCTAATTAAGAAGCGCTTTATTCAGACAGGCCCGCCATGACCGATCAGAAGAAATCCCAGGACCAGACAGACTTTGGTTTTGAACAAGTAAATGTGGACGAAAAAGCCGGCAAAGTCGCGGACGTATTTCATTCCGTTGCCAGCAAATACGACGTCATGAACGATCTAATGTCTGGCGGTATCCACCGTATCTGGAAAAAGCTGACGATCGAACAAAGCGGCGTACGTCGTGGCCATCAGGTTCTGGATATTGCCGGTGGTACTGGCGATCTGACAATGCGCTTCTCACGCCTGGTAGGCAGTGAAGGTAAAGTAGTACTTGCCGACATCAACGACTCAATGCTGAAAGTGGGTCGCGACCGTTTAATGGACCGTGGTATTACCGGCAACGTTGAATTTGTTCAGGCCAACGCAGAAGCCCTGCCGTTCCCGGATAACAGCTTCAACTGCATCACCATCGCTTTCGGCCTGCGTAACGTAACCGATAAAGACAAAGCACTGGCATCTATGGCACGGGTACTTAAGCCAGGCGGCAAACTGATGGTGCTGGAATTCTCCAAAACTGAAAATCCGCTGCTAACCAAGGTGTACGACACTTACTCCTTCAGCCTGCTGCCAAAAATCGGCAAGATGATCACCGGCGACGAAGAAAGCTACCGTTACCTGGCAGAATCAATTCGCATGCACCCGGATCAGGAAACCCTCAAAGGCATGATGACCAACGCTGGCCTGGTACAGTGTAAGTACCAGAACATGACTGGCGGCATCGTTGCCCTGCATACCGGTATCAAACCGTAAACCAATGGCCGTCGAACTGTTTAGCGCCACCTTGCTGACACTGGCAGAAGCCGCGGTTAACCCGTTGCTCTGCCGCAATCCGGATATTGCCCGGCGTCTGGCCCGTTTAAACGGCAAAATTATTGCCATTGAACTGACCGATGCCAAGCTGCAATTATCAGTACAGCCTCACCCTACAGGCCTGCAACTGGACCTGATGCAACGGGACGACGCCGACGTAACACTCAGCGGCACCTGTGGTGACTTTCTGACGCTGCTCACCAGCGCCGACCAGAGCACAGCGATGTTCGGCAAAAGCATTCAGATCAGCGGTGACAGTGCCCTGGCGACCCGCCTGACCAACATCCTTAAAGATGCCGCGTTAGACTGGGAAGGCATTCTTGCCAGCATCATTGGCGACTTACCTGCCGGCCAGCTGGCTGCGTTCATCCGCTACAAAGCAAACTTCTATCTGCAGGCAGGCCACAGTCTTAAGCTGAATTTAGAAGAGTATCTTAAGGAAGAAATTCACTTACTGCCTACCCGCCCGGAGATAGAACACTTCCTTAATCAGGTAGACAACGTCAGACAGAATACTGACCGCGCCGAAGCCCGGATTGCGCAGTTAAAGGCTAAGCTCGATAACCGCCAGTAATTATTCGTTTAGTACTTTTTGGACAGCAGCTTTTCGTTAAGAGCCTTCCGATAATCAGAAAGGCTTCACCACCACAAAAATCAAAATCGGAATAAAGATCAGCAACGGCAATTCGTTAAACAAACGGAAATAGCGCCCACTGCGATCCAACGTACCCGCCCGCAATTTTTTCAGATACTGACGACACCAGAAATGATAACCGATCAGCAACAGCACAAAGCTCAGCTTCGCATGTAGCCAGCCACCACTAAAGCCGTAGCCCAGCCACAGCCAGGTTCCCAGAACCAGCGTAAACATCGCCATCAGGGTCATAAAACCATATAGCTTGCCAGCCATAATCTCCAGACGGGCAACATCCTGCCCCGCTTTACGCCCTTCTACAAAGTGCACAAAAATACGCGGCAAGTAGAAGATACCGGCCATCCAGCTGGTCATCGCCAGAATATGAAAAGTCTTAATCCACAACATCTGTTAATAATCCAAATAAAAAATACCAGCCATGCCGATTCAAGAGCGCGTCATCACCAGAATATGAACAGTTTTAATCCACAGCATTAATCATTAACCAAGATAAGACAAAACAGTCCGTCATCAACTCAAATCAAACACGACTTAAAGGATATGCGTTTCAACGCGCAGTAAATCCGCCAGCTCAACGAGTAAACGATCGCCCGGATTAACCGCACCGACACCTGCAGGCGTGCCAGTCATGACCACATCACCGGGTAGCAAAGTGAAGTGATGGCTCATATAGGCAATCAGTGCGTAAATTTTATGTACCATCAGGCGGCTACTGCCAGCCTGACGTAACTCGCCGTTAACCGTCAGGCTCAGGCTAAC
The DNA window shown above is from Aliamphritea ceti and carries:
- the hslU gene encoding ATP-dependent protease ATPase subunit HslU; protein product: MSNMTPREIVHELDRHIVGQDDAKRAVAIALRNRWRRMQLDAELRVEVTPKNILMIGPTGVGKTEIARRLAKLANAPFIKIEATKFTEVGYVGRDVETIIRDLMDTAITMLREQEMEKVRFRAEDSAEERILDALLPPARPTGFDQPEEKQDSATRQLFRKQLREGKLDDKEIEIELSQPQMGVEIMAPPGMEEMTNQLQSMFSNLGNNQAKPRRVKVKEALKQAIDEEAAKMVNDDDLKQMAVEAVEQNGIVFLDEIDKVCKREGQGADVSREGVQRDLLPLIEGSTVSTKYGMIKTDHILFIASGAFHLAKPSDLIPELQGRLPIRVELSALTPDDFRRILTEPSASLTEQYRALLATEGLTIEFSEDGISRIAELAFEINERTENIGARRLHTMLERLLEEVSFTASDKDGQSIDINRAYVDEHLGELSQNEDLSHYIL
- a CDS encoding DUF971 domain-containing protein — protein: MSNFPQDIKLHQKSRTLELVYPEQTFELTAEYLRVHSPSAEVRGHGKGQEVLQTGKQFVGIKGIEPSGNYALKIIYDDGHDSGLYTWDYLYELCTHQQEYWDKYLQELADAGETRNNNMIARGL
- the ubiE gene encoding bifunctional demethylmenaquinone methyltransferase/2-methoxy-6-polyprenyl-1,4-benzoquinol methylase UbiE — protein: MTDQKKSQDQTDFGFEQVNVDEKAGKVADVFHSVASKYDVMNDLMSGGIHRIWKKLTIEQSGVRRGHQVLDIAGGTGDLTMRFSRLVGSEGKVVLADINDSMLKVGRDRLMDRGITGNVEFVQANAEALPFPDNSFNCITIAFGLRNVTDKDKALASMARVLKPGGKLMVLEFSKTENPLLTKVYDTYSFSLLPKIGKMITGDEESYRYLAESIRMHPDQETLKGMMTNAGLVQCKYQNMTGGIVALHTGIKP
- a CDS encoding ubiquinone biosynthesis accessory factor UbiJ, whose protein sequence is MAVELFSATLLTLAEAAVNPLLCRNPDIARRLARLNGKIIAIELTDAKLQLSVQPHPTGLQLDLMQRDDADVTLSGTCGDFLTLLTSADQSTAMFGKSIQISGDSALATRLTNILKDAALDWEGILASIIGDLPAGQLAAFIRYKANFYLQAGHSLKLNLEEYLKEEIHLLPTRPEIEHFLNQVDNVRQNTDRAEARIAQLKAKLDNRQ
- a CDS encoding CopD family protein translates to MLWIKTFHILAMTSWMAGIFYLPRIFVHFVEGRKAGQDVARLEIMAGKLYGFMTLMAMFTLVLGTWLWLGYGFSGGWLHAKLSFVLLLIGYHFWCRQYLKKLRAGTLDRSGRYFRLFNELPLLIFIPILIFVVVKPF